In Juglans regia cultivar Chandler chromosome 13, Walnut 2.0, whole genome shotgun sequence, the following proteins share a genomic window:
- the LOC108988516 gene encoding 30S ribosomal protein S21, giving the protein MNSVRMLASSLLRRPSQTIEWCSCAPHYQPLQLQQWRGIRVKVRDGNLEQALTWLQRRMQSSGIERLIKRQQTRHIKNSEKRVLARKNLERKIRSQDLARKLKAILVKKVRGL; this is encoded by the coding sequence ATGAACTCAGTGAGAATGCTTGCGTCGAGCCTCTTACGGCGGCCGAGTCAGACCATTGAGTGGTGCAGTTGTGCGCCTCATTACCAACCGCTGCAGCTACAGCAGTGGAGGGGGATCCGGGTGAAGGTCCGGGACGGGAACCTGGAGCAAGCGCTGACTTGGTTGCAGCGGAGGATGCAGTCGAGTGGGATTGAGCGGCTTATAAAGCGCCAGCAGACTCGCCACATCAAGAACTCCGAGAAGCGTGTCTTGGCCCGCAAGAACCTCGAGCGCAAGATCCGATCCCAGGACCTCGCACGCAAGCTCAAAGCCATTCTTGTCAAGAAAGTCAG